The genomic stretch gaaaaataaatcagtttttcttcaAGTTTATCCACCTTTTTTGGCAGCTGTagaaaaaaatcccaaattttaagttgtcacatcttaatgtttttttctctgctgcttagaatgtttttttttttttcaatccggAACTAATTTCTGTTGTGGCTTTTCGCTGTTTCCTGTGTTCAttagttttaaaatgcttccAGTTATTTCAGGGTgcatttttgattgtttttattcCTGGATTTTCTTACTTTTAGAAGCGCTTTAGTTAAATTAAAATTGTTCTGTTTTTCCAACATCATTTTACTAAAAatgttgaagaaaaaaacagaacaattttcagcaaaacttgaaaaacaaacACTTACATTTTTCGTAGTTGCTTTTGAGTGTTTCCAGCTGATTTCGGAGTTATTTTGGTTTCTTTAGTTAAAATTTTTATCTTCTaatcacgtggaatgtggacagcCCCTGAATCAAATTTGTGTgcaaaatttaattcaaatgaacaatggtcgattaaatttttgcatatttttagaTCAGTTGGCATGAAAACGCTCTAGTTGAAGTGATGTTTCATGTATTTGACATGTCGTGGATGCAAATATTGGgagtattacgctgttggcagcGTTTGTCTCGAAACCAGGTTTTTGCAACTAGTGGTAAACTTTTCTTAGCATCAACTGAACCAATTTGGCTAAAATTTGTTTTAGCGTGTaagaatggattatctaacttatTAAATAGCCATTTTTCGATatctgaatttttcaattttttatgattttttaaatagtgatttttcataaaaaaattaatataatggcaatttttggatttttcaaaaacggctatgtaacaagaTAATTAAGTTTTACatgctaaaaaaaaattctgccaAATCAGTTCAGCAGATGCGAGAAAACTTACCACTGGTCAGTTACTAATTAAGAGAGAGCATTcgcgttcccagctgccaacagcatataactcactatatttgcatccacgaCATGCAAAACACATCTTCAAAAATACCTTAATGAATAGTTCTTCACTCTAaacatctaaaaaaaaaatcactaaaattcattgttttccactttccagagtagggttccCCCTTAACACTTTCACTACctacttggattgataatcaccAAAACTTTTCTAATTATCATTTTAGGAGCCAttgatattcattccactgCTCTGTCACTCAATATGGTAAACGAAAATAATCCATCGTCGCAATGAGCAATGAGCATTGCTTCGGAAAATAAGCGTGTGGCcactgaagaaaaaaattcaactcatcTATTCGTGAATAAAACTCGATAATCTAAGGCagtcaaatttttcaaatgtaCAAAAGCTTCAAAACATTTTCAATTACAAGCTGCAATTGCTCCCATAACATGATCTTCAGAAGCTTTCAATTTTAGAATTAGGATAATCGCTAGGTTTATTACGACACCGTTTCCATTCCCATTACACTGGGAAGTAATCGTTGATCGAATTATAACGCCTATCACGTAATTAGACATCAGAAGCCGATAGCCTTTTTTTCTACACGATTCACATGACTGTATCGAGTTGGATTCGATGACGCTGTACCGAGCTGGATGCTGGTACTGGTGTAACATTATTTCCTACAGCACTCCAAGCTACAAATTTTGCAACTCTTCAAAAGAAAAGTTTAGCCGTTGCAGGCATATAACAGCGACCGACTGGGGGTGTTGTGAGGTTAAAAAACGGAGAAATACACATCTTGCGACTAGTAAAGCCGATGCcggtttgaatatttttttttgtttcaaagaaGTCATACTGAACCTGTGATGCGTTTGAATTTAATTCCAATCGCCTGCTCCAATGCATTGCTGGTAAAACTGAGCACATGGGCACCAAGACTGAACCCAATAGCATGCAGGTCCCGGCAGCTGAACTTCGGATGATTGGCCTTGAGGCCGATAAGGAACGTTGCTGTACACTCGCCAGCTTGCTTGGTATTGAAGGCCGCCGTTGGATAGCAGGGTGCGTTGGACAACTTACTCCAATCAACGACGAAAATGTTTGTATTGGGCTGCTTCAGATAGGCTGTAATAGAAGCATTCATCCCGTTGAACATAGAAAGATTGTCTGATTCAGGTAACTACGAGACTAACCGTTTCGAATTATTTTAGTAACATTATAATCTACGCCTCCGGCGTAACCATGCACGATCAGTTTGTTTCTGTTGCTGAGATTTATATGGTCAGGAACTTTCGGGTCAATATTATCTAATAGAATTGGCGCAGCCTCTGGGCTATCACTGGTGAACAAGTAGAATTTTATGGTGTCCGTGGTACACGGTTCGAGATACTGCACATTGCATGGCCCTATCCTGAACTCTCGTCCACTAACTTTGTTAAGGATAGCTAGGATGATACAAATGACTGGAGTTGTTCGATTGCTACGCATTGTCACCGTAAAGCACAGTCTCATTGGTTATTCATACAGTTTATCACATCAATGTCAACCGCCTCAGTAATTGTACTCTAATAATCGTTTTCACCCTCACCGTCTTCACAATTTCACTTTCCTTTTGTTCAGTAGCACATTTTGGGTAGTCCAATAGCTCACTTTCGGATTACATTTTTAACCAACCTGATTAAGCCGAGCCGAAGCGCGCGCCATTGCGCATCGAAAACCTATCGGTTTGTTTGGCGCGTAAATTCAAACTAAAAGATCCGCACACCGGTGCTACTGGTATTGTAGCGTTCCGGAGGATAAATGAAAATGAATAAGAAGATAAACTAATGCTGCCGGCACACGATTGGGGAGGTGGGAGTTACTCGCGCTTGAGGAAAAATTCTGACAGACAGTTATCGGGTTCTCGATGGAGGGTACGCTTTTTGTCGCGGGTAGACGTTTTGACGAAAGTCTAGACTATAGAATTTGATCGGGGTATGAACTGAACACAGAGGCTACAGAATTGACGATCTGTTCTGTACAAGCGACATCTGAGTGAGTGTGATTCGTTTTATAGTCGATGATGAGCTATATAGATAATTTGAGTCCTagatttttttgagtttctGTGTTTTTATACCATGTTGCAACATGTAGGCGTAAATTTAGCTAAGAAATTTGTATCTATATACTATTTCACTCTCGTTAGTTGTGCGTAGCAATTCATAAGCAAATCTAAAAAGATGCAATCAAAATGTCAATAATAGTGTTAATAATTGCTTGGTAGAACCTAGAAAAAGTTGCCTTCATTTTTTACCGGCACTCGATCGAAAACTGGAGCAGTCATGCCAGAAAATTCTGCTGGCAATCATTTTAATTCAATTCGACTATTAtcaattcaaataatttttataaaaaagtttAGTTTCGATAGTTTTGATTAGCTTATTAACCTTAGATAAATATATAGGAGGAACGAAATTTTGTATGACTGATTCTacgtttatttttttgtatattgatcaaaattcaggtgGCTGGTAAAAGAGTTATGATGTGTTGATTTTTACATCTTAATTAATTCTGGGCTTTCCGAGTCTTATGCCTAATTTTAAATTCGACTGGATTGAGATCTAGTTCATGGCGTCTTATTTTCCAACTTACGCTTCGATAAATTattctgaagatttttttttcaaatgtaattAGTTCTAACTGCCCTGGTGTTTGTTGCACCACTGTGTTACGCATGGTCTTCGGTGTTAGGTCTGCACAGTTTCAAACAGTACCTACTTCCGAAATACAACAACGTAGAAATTCAATCACTCAAGGTGCCGTGACATTCCTACACGAgaaagttatttatttgtttgtttttcaaccGCCTATGCAATATGCATTTTCTCTACGGCAGCTATCATTACTGTCAGAACCAATTTTCACTGCATGACATGAGATTTATTTACGACACCATCTGAATCATAATTAACATCATAATTGTTAATTAATGTGTGAATTTTCAGATATACCAAACGCTTCGGAATTGTTTAAGATCTTTTTGTTTCGAGTTGGCAGTGACATGCCTTTTTCCGTATGATACTTTTGCAGTTTATACATCAGCAGCAGAAACAGTAAAACAGATGTGTGCAAATAGTTTTCAACGATTTTctgttgttttagttttttaattatcacGATGAAAATGTCGTTCTTGAATTGACCTTGAGAGGAAAAGTTTTCAACACATGAGTGCTCATATCGTCTATATGAGGTGCAAGCAGAATTTATTTAACAAATAATTACATTACGTGAAGAATTCACCTACCTCATAAACATGTTTCCAATATTGTACGTATTGAGTTGGTAATGATATTATGATTTTATCACCATAATTTGATTTcagaccaatgaaaaaaaaaattacaaaatgttTCCCCTGAGCTTTCGGACAATTCAAGAGTGCGTGCTGCCGGGTGGTTCACGATGGTCATTGTGAGGAAGATAACGGaagttaaatatttttatttttttgtttttgactaTTCTTACATTTGAAGCTTCTACAGTATTAATCAGGGCTTAATTTGCAGTCGAATTAGCGCATGCAAGAAACTTAAACAAAGAACTCAAATTTGCTAGCTGTAGGCGAAACATTTATGTTCCattaaagattttttgatggcaccatgttgattttgtttttggatttcgAGTCCCTCTAGTGGTCTTCCGTCTTTGTTCAGCAACTCCTATTTCAACCTCCACAAGGTGCCgattagtgctgggacttttagtcggatatattcgtgatccggtaaTCCGAAGCTtggatcacggatgtgtaaacgaatactattcggatgtccggatatccggatacggataatcgaatagtcggatatccggatatactataccttacgggaaaaaccttacaggctgtgttttcaatttggtcccgttaggtgttaaaataacagaaattataacagaaatgattttactagtatcaaacacatatcaaaatttgttactaatatatcagctttctaacaaaacaagatagtatatagaacaatataataacaaacattgttagaaacaacaggttttgataaaaacgaaaaattagttagacttgtttcagaactactccATGTCACGTTTTGTTatcataactcattcagattcaattttgttatcaaaattgtatggaaaaatactaaattgtatcaaaatatgttatttgtttctcacattgatagaattttgtaattttttagttatgctcttctgatcgggaaggCAATATATAGCGGGAAAACCGAAACAGCAACGCTAGCTGTCCCGcctggatgcggtatatttttccaaatctgtatcatttcCAGTTCGCcaatttttcgcttcccctgctgcacacattgtctgccttaaTGAACTAGCCGTACACTGCCGGTATCCCGGTTATCcatgaattttcggatttccagcaattacatccagaaccaatgaccataacagtttcatggcaccacaagtttatcgttgagaacaaacttgaaaaaagacaaaatgggacaaaatattcgggtacatttcaaaagtactcgcatattttatCCCATCACATATATATACAACCAGCAACCGGCGGTATCATTGGCAACTTTggttgtactacagaaaaaacaacattagtctagttaattaaatgacacacttctatatgcctaaaataatccgatatacactaatcttgagcaaaattatatgtttgtaccacaatgcagtgggactgtaatgcgggtactttcaatatgggccAAAAAcagcttggtattttttccatagaAAAgtgtcaattttaatttttttccagaaaatataataacaattaagtccattcccgatgataactcaaaagtgaccaaaaccAGTAGGGGAAAGTTATGCGGGTACCAACACCTGTGAATGAATTTTGATGTAACAATAAGGTCACcatgcggcgctagtgtacaagtgattcaCTATTTTTGATTGGAAATTTACGTATATTTTGATCAGCTtgattcatttgaaaagcagaATCACAATACAAGTATAGTATCTCGGGATtgcttaaaaaacaaaaaattttcctATATCAAAATACTGATTTCTtccaaaaaataacataaacataCTCCGTAGCAGCTTTGATGAATTTTCGTATATATTTTGGAATAACTTCAGTGGCCTTTTTATTCCATAATCTCTTTATGGCATCCCTCTTTCACTTTAGTTCACTTTAGCACTCTTTCTTAATTTTCGCGTGAAAATTacccaatatttttttattagacGGAATTGCAGGCATTTGGGAGGATTGATGTCTTTTTAAAGTTTCCGAACCCTATTGCCACTGTCTCACTGAGGCATCTCTCGACTGTAGTGGCAGCTTGCCAAATCTATCCAAAGCTTCACCTGACTTCTAACAGCTTTCAAAAACGAAACGTTCTGGCGGGCATTTTTCCCTACAGATTATCTTTTCCGTTTCTAATGATATGTTGGTTTAGGTAATTTCATAGAGAATTCAAGAGTTAGTGCAATTTTGGTGAGCCATGTTttgaagaaaaacgaaaaattttaaaatagtgTTGATTTCCAGTTAATGGGGGGTCCATCAATTTGATCAACCAAATGCAGTTTCTTTACTTGTTCAACATGGGCTTCCAAAAAAACATAACTTGAAACGTTTTCAATACCATCATGTAAATAGTGAGCCGGTCTCAGCGGGAAATGCTCATTTAcgaaatttatgaatttaactcgcctattttatttttcaattatggACTGTTTGTATCCAAACTAGTCAGAAAGTGAGTTTGTGCATTTTAATAGGTGCGCAACTATGTTCTCGCTTTCCTCAACAGATGGTGACAGCAGTAAATACCTATTGATTTTGACATATGTATCTAAAACGTGTTGAACCATGCTAAAATCGCTTTGACACGTTAGTGATTTTATTGTAGCGTCAAATATTTTTAGTTGTTCGAAAGTGTTTAATTTTGTGCCAAATAAACGTCATTTGCGGGAAGTGTTAATTTGCTCATTTCATtcgagatttgaaaaaaattgaaaaaaccatTCCAAAGTGTCCTTGAAAGTGTGTTATTTTATATGTATGCACAAGTAATATTCCTTTcaaatcatgatttttaaatgaaacttCAGATGATCTTGTCACTGAATCCTTTTACAATCCAAACTCCAAATTATTCACACTGTTGGAACAATATTTGGAAACTATCCCTTCAGGATGGCTGATAATATATCATTCGACATTGTCGGTAAAGAAGTGCATAGTGACAGTGAAGATGATTTTGCACGTGTGCTAATACTAACGTGACCCGAAAGGATCTTCAAGGTAGAACATGGTGCTTTTCTACTCCAGATTAGACAATAGTTTTATTAATAAATTACGCACTTTTATGAATAACTTTGAGATGTCATCGAATTAAAATTATACCGTATGGTCATACTGCATCGTTATTAATCTAAACCAGAACTACGCTTTCCATAAATGTTTACGAACAGTTTGCAGTGAATATAATAATCACTTACTTAACAGTCACTAGATATCGTAACTCATCTAAGATATGAGTATGTTCCACTTCCTAACCATAGGtcctcgtccataggtgcaacctgcgCATTGAACACGGGGACGTCAGACGAGAAATGAATTTCAAATccatatgtatatttatattttattatttttcgcgtACATGATTTGATTACGTCCCCAAACTGTGATTTTAAGAAATTATAATTGAACAGGTACGTTTAAAAGTCATGTGTCGCCCCTGTGCCTAACTATGTAAATAGATTTAtctaggtaacaaacctatttaCATCGTGTACAAGACTATCACTCGTATCGTGATTCTCCTCGTAGatacattttttatttcatcaGGACTGTATTTTATGATACTGGTAAGTGAGAATTACGTATCTAGAAACTAGTAAAATAATAGCTTCACAAATACTAGGGGTAAC from Wyeomyia smithii strain HCP4-BCI-WySm-NY-G18 chromosome 3, ASM2978416v1, whole genome shotgun sequence encodes the following:
- the LOC129727538 gene encoding pancreatic lipase-related protein 2-like is translated as MRLCFTVTMRSNRTTPVICIILAILNKVSGREFRIGPCNVQYLEPCTTDTIKFYLFTSDSPEAAPILLDNIDPKVPDHINLSNRNKLIVHGYAGGVDYNVTKIIRNAYLKQPNTNIFVVDWSKLSNAPCYPTAAFNTKQAGECTATFLIGLKANHPKFSCRDLHAIGFSLGAHVLSFTSNALEQAIGIKFKRITGLDPALPFFATAPTQWKLDLSDADFVDVIHTNAGVYGKIETCGHVDFYVNGGHKQPMCKGDDNEPLCSHTMAPIYFAESISSKTGFWATRCTNYFTYFFGLCRYKVEHLQVQHQPPTSQEGSISENSLDDNYRILMGESCSTTAEGVYFISTGMKSPFAMGY